The Lucilia cuprina isolate Lc7/37 chromosome 5, ASM2204524v1, whole genome shotgun sequence genome includes a window with the following:
- the LOC111689014 gene encoding ankyrin repeat domain-containing protein 11, with translation LDNSRLTQKSKEYKKDEDFEESSAIEKADIKEKCDDIFNDAKKEINFENVSGSETTNNFTKRNFSDIDDDEGDEIDDNKKKKKKDLEMSKDTKQNIVRTPTRVEKNLKQATNSKNSTSTSSNKSVFLCDKDEGKNKFHDTELEDDDSKSDPLCNGGLKVPPLKIVIPQQSCTIDTDGSGLRTGKINTSRNAALPYVVSSNSDSNERDISISNTSPRDSPIKVNLSCGDDKNCKLLNEEKNLRVLRSAHRIGITTHDRASNNSSPQIPSNSPSPASSTNIDLVEGKIAFSNSINSPTHQSTSFESDNIQNLPSPSTSSTSSSKETMGNIAELHPRKRKIRTKNDDVKSSNTGNNVNNDPILCTDSHPHDIPFTNCFQMYMAIRKQIERKWKNIFSVKPRPPQGFHEYLINKQKYLLCQRQNKNFPEIPNSLSFQMRDIFLIQQKERFDLYQRHTVEKEKLCLNVEQEIIRIHSKAARSMSYQSLPFSVCTYIKDEEVYNMLTPELDDKEKNARCRFNGRLLLSWLQDVDDKWEKIKPC, from the coding sequence ttagatAATTCGCGGTTAACTCAAAAAAGTAAGGAGTACAAAAAAGATGAAGACTTCGAAGAATCAAGTGCAATTGAAAAAGccgatattaaagaaaaatgtgatGATATATTTAATGATGCCAAAAAGGAaatcaattttgaaaatgtttccgGTTCcgaaacaacaaataatttcacAAAGCGAAATTTTTCTGATATAGATGATGATGAAGGCGATGAAATTGatgataataaaaagaaaaaaaagaaagatctGGAAATGTCTAAggacacaaaacaaaatattgtgcGTACTCCAACCAGAGTGGAAAAGAACCTAAAACAAGCGACTAATTCTAAAAATTCTACTTCTACTTCTTCCAACAAAAGTGTGTTTTTATGCGATAAAGATGAAGGCAAGAATAAATTTCATGACACAGAATTAGAAGACGATGATTCCAAAAGTGATCCACTCTGTAATGGAGGATTGAAAGTACCccctttaaaaattgttattcccCAACAAAGCTGTACAATTGATACCGATGGAAGTGGATTACGGACGGGAAAAATTAATACTTCAAGAAATGCTGCATTGCCATATGTAGTAAGTTCTAATAGTGATTCAAATGAGCGAGATATATCAATTTCAAATACAAGTCCTAGAGATAGCCCCATCAAAGTTAATTTATCTTGTGGAGATGATAAAAATTGCAAACTtttgaatgaagaaaaaaatttgcggGTTTTAAGGAGTGCTCATAGAATAGGAATAACAACTCATGATAGGGCTTCAAATAATTCTTCACCACAAATTCCAAGCAATTCACCTTCTCCAGCTTCATCTACAAATATCGATTTAGTTGAAGGAAAAATTGCATTTTCAAATTCTATAAACAGTCCAACACATCAAAGTACATCATTTGAATCTGATAATATTCAGAACCTTCCAAGCCCGTCGACGTCGTCTACTTCGTCTTCAAAAGAGACAATGGGAAACATTGCAGAACTTCATCctagaaaaaggaaaattagAACAAAGAACGATGATGTAAAATCATCCAACACTGGAAATAACGTAAATAATGATCCAATTTTATGTACTGATTCTCATCCTCACGATATACCATTCACAAATTGTTTCCAAATGTACATGGCAATAAGAAAGCAAATAGaaagaaaatggaaaaacattttttctgttAAACCAAGACCTCCACAAGGATTTCATGAATatcttataaacaaacaaaaatatcttttatgtcaacgacaaaataaaaatttcccagaaataccAAACTCACTCTCATTTCAAATGagggatatatttttgattCAGCAAAAAGAAAGATTTGATCTATATCAACGTCATACTGTAGAAAAGGAAAAGCTCTGTCTTAATGTGGAACAGGAGATTATTAGAATTCATTCAAAAGCAGCTAGAAGTATGTCCTATCAGTCATTACCTTTTTCAGTATGCACATACATTAAAGACGAAGAAGTTTATAATATGCTTACACCCGAACTAGATGATAAAGAGAAAAATGCTAGATGCAGATTTAATGGAAGATTGTTACTAAGTTGGCTTCAAGATGTTGACGATAAATGGGAAAAAATTAAG